The stretch of DNA TCGGTCAGCACGCCGAGATACATGGAGGCGATCTCGGGGCCCATCCGGTCGGGAATTCCCGGCGTTGTGTGCAGGGCGATCGTGGTCCACACGGTGTCGGCGGCGGCCGTGGAGAAACCGCGCTCGAGCAGGAACTTCCGCGCGTGGTCGGCCCCATCCACCTCGAAACGCTGCTGCACCTCGGAGAAGGGCGTCAGAAGACCGGTGTCGTGGAACATGGCGGCGAGGTAGAGCAGCTCGGGATCCGGTTTCACCCCGAGCTTGTGGGCGTGGATCTCGCTGAAGAAGAAGATACGGCGGGAGTGGTGGTAGATGAGGGGACTGGTCGTCTCCTGGATGAGACGAGTCGCTTCGGCGACCGCCGCCGTCTCAGGAACCTGCACCCCCGCGATGACCTCGGACATGGCCTCGTCGCCTTCCGGGAACGGTTACTGGAATGTGTGCGTCCATGCTGCCGACCATTCCGCGTTTGACGCCGCATCTATCCGGCCAGGAATCCCTCAGATCCGGACGGGCGGAACCGCGGAGGAGACGAACCGGTTTGGCGCCGACTACCGGATCGTGCTGCTGTCTCGGACCTGGCCGAAGCCGTGCGGGTGCCGGCAGCCCGAGCCGGCCGGGTCGCGTCGATCTGCACAGGCGCATTCATCCTCGCCGCAGCCGTGTTCGCGGGAGAGCTGTCCATCAGCCCCGCCGCATATCAACTCCGGTTCAGCACAGTGCGCCGCGCCAACGCGGAACAGCGCTGAGCTGACGCGCATCCCGCCGCCGGCGTGACGGACCGGCCTATCCGACGAACGCGTCCACCGAGCCTCGGGGTAGTCGCAGAGATTGACCTACGCGGATCGCCGCTAGCCGACCCGCGTGGATCAGCCGGTACACCGTCATCTTCGAGACTCGCAGCGTCACGGCGACCTCGTTCACGGTCAGCAACTCGACAATCTCGCCCCGCTCGTGGTGGGCCCGGTCGATCGCCGCCCGAACCTTC from Mycobacteriales bacterium encodes:
- a CDS encoding HD domain-containing protein, with translation MSEVIAGVQVPETAAVAEATRLIQETTSPLIYHHSRRIFFFSEIHAHKLGVKPDPELLYLAAMFHDTGLLTPFSEVQQRFEVDGADHARKFLLERGFSTAAADTVWTTIALHTTPGIPDRMGPEIASMYLGVLTEVLGFGLDGLDTDQVREILAVHPRGDFKNEFLRTYFDGQKDRPETTNGTVNSDVLEHFVPDFRRTTTVERIVGSAWSS
- a CDS encoding helix-turn-helix domain-containing protein, whose translation is MVELLTVNEVAVTLRVSKMTVYRLIHAGRLAAIRVGQSLRLPRGSVDAFVG